Within Tribolium castaneum strain GA2 chromosome 10, icTriCast1.1, whole genome shotgun sequence, the genomic segment gaaTTAATTGAGTCTGAAACACGTGctcaaaattacataattttggaTCTCAGGAAGAAAACAAGATTTTAGCtctaaaacgtgtttaaatgcATAAGAAAGGCAGaagtaacattatttttgaacaaaatcagcttttttaataaactttgtttttatctcaacaacgtgtttaaaaatcgAATAACACACAATTCTTACAACTTAATGAAATTTCAGtctgttttttacaaaatctttAGAGATAATTCGTTTATTAGCTGTAAACCATATCAAATTATTCGGAAAAGAAAATAAGGTTttaattcacaaaattttgtgatttttcaacataattttgttcaaaaacgaGTTAAGTCGAGTGAAACTCGAAACTTAGGCAtgatcttaaaaaaaaaactttcaagcACTTTAAAGTGTGCGAAATATGCTTAAATAACGTGAATTTGaatcaaatttaatgtttttcagTCAGTGTAAGCGACGTAAGTAAtcgaaaaagttttgttttgacTTAAAAATGTGTGTTAAACTCTTGAAGAagacaaaaacgtttttgtgCTTTAACAGCTGAGcttattttaacgaaattttgcgaaataaggGAAATGTGTGGTTGCGATGAAAAACTTGACAAAATataggccctaaaagaattaCCCTGTAGAAGATTTAACAGTCCTCTGATTGAATTCTTCTAGTATCTAATCAAatataatgaaattaaaaccaaGAAGGGTATTGATTTGCTCCAAAACTTAGTAGAATATTACCACGCTCAAATCAAGTAAGTTGCAATTTTCCATTCGACGTTTTCCTAATCACTTGTTGGCAGTTATTTTCAAGACGGATTAAAAACAATCCAACACTTTGGATTCTACGTAGCCGACCTTAGCGTAAAACTACAGAAAATCAAGCAAGTGCAAGATGACGAGAAAAGAAAATTGACGGATTTACGCAACTTAATTAAATCAACGCCAAGTATCGAAAAGGAAGTAAGTATTTTGGAATTGTTGaagcaaattttaattgtgtaGTAATCAGTTTGATTTTAATCTGCGCAAAATGATaaattattagtatttaattagtttttgaacTAGAAGTGATCGGTATAGTATAAAATTTACAGAGTAAAGAATGATATATAAATGATAAGTAAGACACgaacagtattttattaaaatttgttcagTATGAGGTATATGAAAATATCGTATATTTACAGTATCTAATTTTCAtgtgcacagtaaaaataataaacgttcACTTGACATTACATTTTAAAGTAAGGGTAGCTAGTGATAAGAAAATGAAACCTaaaatgtattaaattttcttgcaACTCGAATcgacttgtttttttatttaatttgaaaattactgagatttttaatttcaaaaattaatgctctttaatttaaaaataaatacacatttttttccttttgtcgttagatattaattttaaacatattttttaacattttcataAGTAGAaggtgtaattaaaaaaattaagtaaggGTAACTAGCGGCAAAGGGATGACACCTAAAGTGTAACTAATGTTAGTTTGAACTTTTGCTCGGAATATCGCTATCGACctgtttttacttaaaaatattagGTACATTTACTTCAAACAAAATGGCAAAGAATTAAAACtaagttattttcattaaacgcTAAGTACACTTCCTAAGTAAAAATCGTAAATGGTAGGTGAAAGCAATAAATGTTAGGTCAAAATAGTAAGTgctatgaaaaaataataatcgcaaggtaaaaattataaccgCCATGTGAAAACAGTAAGGAGTTCTAAaggttatttatattaaagaaaaaaatacaatgcaAATCTCTTTGTTTAATAAGAGGGGCAACTACACTTTTTACTTTCTCTTACTAAATACGACACTAGGTTTGTATATTCTTTAATCTCTTTAAGAAAAcctttaagtttttttaacatataaattttaatccaATCTTCACTGATCAGTGATCACTgacactgatttttttaagaaaaattataaataaaatcgtttttttataattggaTGTTGTCCTTAGGTTAAATAATTTCCTCATAGACCAGTTCTTATCTCGccttaaatatttgtaatcaAGTTTTAAAGTTTCTATGGAAAAACCTAAGacttgaaaaaatacagtatCATAAATGAGTCATATACAAGacctttaataaaatttatcaaaaaattacgtaccattttttaataaaaaaataaaatgaccaaaatttagttttttttatgttatttttaaatgacgtggagatctttttaaatttatatacagggtgatccaGCCTAGCttccgtcttctgtagctcagttactattaaagttggagttttgatattttgtagatgttatttatgctctaggacacatttcagcaaaatatttttgactatacagagtgtcttaaaaaagtatgacgtcataataatatttttctaatggcatgctattatttttttgtgcccATTATGATACTTTTTTAGCTTCTTAGATGTCCCTAAAGACTTGTTTAAATCGGTTTAGGAAttactgttgaaaaaaaaaaataaaaaccaaaaattcatcttttgttttaaaattttctaaaagttaGAAGCGGTGGTTTTTTGATGACATTATTACTAGGTACGTGTCtaacagacttattaattgagtttgattgatttgaattaCTACAAGGTGTTTAcaagttattttaaaacttcagagctttttattttgcttattttaaatgacaacccctacttatttttatatcatccgatgtagaattaaaaaacaaataatttcttATATTACAACTCTAACGTAAATCCTAATACATTTGgagttatttgataaaaacttgacaattttaatgaataaaaggTGAGGATGGTTTCAACACCGTTCATTTTTATGTCAATCGATgctgaattaaaaaacaattttttgttatcacaTCTCTATTGCAAATGCTAAcacattcggagttatttgctaaaaactCATTCTGTCAATGACAAATGACTTTAATGATTAAAAGTCGAACATGGTAACGTTTTTGGGAAATAGCTCCGAAAATGTTATGATTTGCATTGTGgttgtaataacaaaaaattgcgtttttaaCTTTGCATggaataatataaaaataacaggGTTGAAGCCATTTTCgacttttattcattaaatttgttaataaaatagttaaaaacaagttttttgtagataactccgaatgtgttagaatttattttagagttgtaataagaaaaaatgttgttttaattctgcatcgaacGATATAAAAATACATACTTGCcattgaaataaacaaaatcaaatgctctaaattttaaaaagtttagaaataaattgtaaacatactgtagtaattcaaatcaaaCTCCCTGATAAGTCTATTAAACCTTGTTTAACACTTACGTAATCATAACGCCGTCAAACAAGCACTGTTCctacttttaataattttcaaaactaaaagtgtaaaatatttttttttggtttttattttgtttaacagtaatccctgaaccgctttgaataaatttttagggaggtgtaagaagctaaaaaggtattataaaaagcacaaaaaataatagcatgccattcaaaaaatttattatgacgtcatatcttttttgagacactctgtataatcaaaaaatattttccttaaATGTGTCCTAgacatctacaaaatatcaaaactctaactttaataataactgagctacagaagacggaaACTGGGCTGGACCACTCTGTATGTATATGGTTTCTAAGGCCCTcagaaagttattttttttctggcgatttgaagtgattttttttattgaaaaataaatgaatcgAGTTTTTGACTCGTTTAAACTCgcttacaaatatttaaaatgaagCACAAACTAACCTTTGAGGGAATTATTCAACTACGAAAAAAACCCGATTAAACCATTTTGTTTAtacttttcataaaaattcaatttcaaattttgcgttcACGCGCTTGTTGGAACTAgcatttataatattttacttaGAAAATTGACTATTATTTACCTagcagtttatttatttttataagcatcttttttaaatgaaaatcttactgtgcatttattagtTTTACTGTGCAGTTAATATCTTTActgcgcatttattatttttactgtacatttattatttttactgtgcattgaATTTATACCGATTTTAATTCTGCCTAAAGGTGAGTTTACCGGCTGATAAAGGCGCTGCCGGTTACTCGTTACACCAGCTCCAAGGAGACAAACACCACGGTGTGACAAGAAGCGGCCACCTACTTAAAAAATCCGAAGGAAAAATGAGGCGAGTCTGgcaaaaaagaaaatgtagAGTGCAAGCCGAAGGTTATTTAGAAATCTGTCACGCTGATGAAAGTAAACCACCCACTAAAGTAAATTTGCTCACCTGCCAAATAAAAGTTGTGCCTGACGATAAACGCGGCTTTGATTTAATTTCATGTAAGCACGTTTTGCTTTAGGTTTCGTTTTGTGACGTTTGGTGGTTTTAGACAACCGGACGTATCATTTCCAAGCGGAAGACGAAGCGGATCAACACGCTTGGATGTCGGTTTTAATCAATTGTAAAGAAATGGCCCTAATGAAGGCTTTCGATAATAGCGGAAAAACGGGGAGTGATAAAGTCAACCATAGTTTAATTGAGTTGCAACAGGCGATAATACGGTATATACAGAAAATTCCGGGGAATGATCGCTGTTGTGATTGCAATTCGCAAAATGGTAGGAACAGGAGGGGAGTTGTTTAAGTTTGAGTCCATTTTTGGGTTTTAGATGCCACTTGGTTGTCGACCAATTTCGGTATTATTGTCTGTATCGAGTGCTCAGGTATTCACAGGGATTTGGGTGTACATATTTCCAGGATTCAGTCTTTGACTCTTGATAACGTTGGAACTAGTCAATTGGTCCTCGCTAGGTTTATGACAAATCATAGTTTTAATGATGTGATGGAAGCTCAGTTGTCACCTAATGAAAAACTCGAACCGTCCAGTTCTATGTACGTGTATGTTAttctaattttgttttctatatttttgattttaggGAAGAaagacttaattttattagggCGAAATACGTAGACAAACAATTCGCTGACAAAACGTGTGACaatgaaatcaaaaaactttaCTATTTAGAAGAAGCGGTTAATAACGGAGATTTAGGTTTACTTCTACAGATGTTTGCCGAAAATGTTGATTTTGGTGCTACTTTGCCCTCCTCAAAGAACGGCGAAACGGCGTTACATCGAGCGATTCTGAACGAGAATGGAAGAACGTTACATATAGTTGATTTTCTCATTCAAAACATGTCCAGTTCAGCGATTGACAAAGCAACGAGTCCTCCCTCCGATTTAGAAAATTGTGGATCCAACACTGCTCTGCATTTATGTGCCATTTACGATAAAGTAGAATGTATGAAGCTTCTATTACGAAGTGGTGCTAACGCTAATGTTAAGAATTCACAAAACAAAACCCCGATGGATATTGCTCAGGAGTTGGGCCATCACACGTGTGAAGATCTGGTAAGAAGTTACAAACAcgatttaatcaaatttaattgttcTTTTCCAGCTCATGAACACTGCAAATAGGCAAAAGAACTTCTTCGATAATATTAATATCGACTGGAATTTATCGCACGACGATGGTTCGACCGATTTTTCGGACGATGAAACAATAATAGAGGATAGGGTAGGAAAAATGACGAAAAAATATTCTcgtaatttgtttattttagaatGGTTCCTTAACACCAGAAAAGAAAAACCGTTCACGCCCACCTAGTTATACAGGGGGCGATTCGCCAGTAACTTTAAGGTCACGATCGTCCACTTGTGACAGTTTACAGTTAGGAAGTAGTCCTAATAGTAACAGTAGGCAAATGCCACCACCACCACCCCCACAGGCTCGGAAACCTGGTACGTAAAGCGGTTTTATCAACTTGTGATTACAACTTCTTGTTCCTAGtttcttttcttttactatcacgtcacattttttgtttatttattaaaaaaaaattacaaggcATATATATTCTTTTTTGAAATGGCAAAATTATCGGATcaaattatcatttttgtcaaaacggTGGCAACTTTTTTTGTGGTACTCTGCATAATTTTTTCCACCTTTTGATAGATaactttcttttatttttaaacatgttttcgataaaaaagCTAGATGACAACAACTTTACTAATTTAACATGTCCAGCTTTTGTCcatattttaatcaaatttgaattGAACAAGCCAGTTTactaaatgttaattttattgattaattaaatatttattatgtttAGTTAAAAAAGCTTGTCACAAACTTTACACCaacgtttttatttaaactttttaagaaaacgTCTTGTCTTGTAGCTTGTTGCACAATATTGAACCCGcttcaattttgtttatacTTGGAAAATCAAAATGTACTGTTCATAGACGTTAATGGAAAAACGAGACCTTCAAAACTTGGAAGGTTTTAAAGTTTCCTTCTGCAcgtaaatgtttaaataacTGTAATAATTCCAATTATAAATCTAAATTGTAggtttttatttgataaagcccttcgatttttatttttataataaattaaaatacatactgattaaagcatcaaattcATTTGCGCAAGAATCAACAGTGTTTAAGACGTGAAgatttaaataacttttttgaataTGCTATTCCTATTGCTATTTCTACACTTTTACTAAATGTGTATTGGATTAGCatattttcatttcatttttttataatcaatttattctatttttattttttattttcattttcttatCAGAAACAGTTTTATATTAGAccaactgtattttttatttcccaaaataaagttttttttcgtGAGTTggttttagtgactttttatAATATGAGCACctaacaatttcaaacatttaggATTACTTCTTGATCCCTGATCACTTATCATCACTGATCAGATTATACCGCTTTTAAGCGGCTTTTAAGTTGTAGccacaatttaaaatattttttataatattagtgataataatagaaattcTGTGGAACGAATTCATCGACTACCCAACTTAAAAAGAACTtaaagaaaatgtaaacaaaatgaaaatgaaaatgtaGCATGCAATGATGAAAATCATAATTAACGGTTAACCACGTGATACTAAGAAATCTTTCTAGAGTGTACGACATTTATTAATCGAAACATTTAACTGGAATTTCTGTATTTTGTTCGAAACActggtattattttttgattccTTTACATATCGCAAAATAAGCTATGGTGATTTTCAAATCCCTCAATAAGATCATTACTTTTATTGTATTCTTTGTGTTGGTTTAGTTAATCTAACATTCCGGTCATTTAACTTTtgcgttaaattttttattcgtgTTTTGCTATTCAAACTTAActcctttaacaaaaatagctaaataaataaacagaaaagtaaaaagatGAATATATGAAAATTGCACtctactaaaactaaaaataagaaaaaccgCTTAACAAAAAGaacagaaaattttacaaaaaaattacaaaaaacaaaataaataatttaaaaattagaaaaaactaATGATAGTTTATGCaataagtttgttttttaaatcatatttttcaaatttttgtgtaaagaaaaaattattcgtcagttcatttaaaaaatctctcaattatttttaactttaacaatATATCGTAAAATGCCAGATAATTGTGAGCAACAATGGTGGTCTCATCAATGtgccaagaaaaaaatttaatatctatTTTATCTATTCATCTATCTTTATTCAtttctatttttgaaatttttgaagtgCCGGAAAACACTGATttgtaaattatgtaaatattcATGCCTTCGCAGATGATACGCAGCTATATTATCATCGTGATCCCAATGATGAGAACGAGCTTACAATTTCATTACTTAAGATCTAAATGAAATGTTTGTCGATTTGTATTtccacaaaaaacacaaatataaaCTCTAAAATTAACCTCAAAATTGGTAATACTATACAAATAGGTGTCCCCAATAACGTAAAAAATCTTGTATAATTATAACGGTCTTATATTGGcttacaaatattttgaattttaatcttcaaaaaaaaaatgcgaatcaTTAGTGCTTTTCAAaactattgttttttatttattattcatgtttagattattaaattatcaaatatcatttacaaaaaatacaaaattgcacaatttttagtgaaaataaattatttacataaaaaaatagttttgttttagtttgATTAATACTGTTGTTTGTCGCTCCGGAAGTGCAAAAAGCCGAGATTGAAGAAAAATTCCGGTCGTTGGTGACGTCACTTCAATGTTCATGACGCTGCCGGGATTGGTCCGGATATTGGTGCCGGGAATTTAGACACAGCCAATATACTATTACTTTTTGTCAGTGTTTATCTATAAAATGTTCGTTACTACTTGACTCCGTGAACTATTTTGTTCTGGGAAAAGTTGCCATCAAGTTTCTGTGCGTAATGTTATGATCTCTTGTTTCCCAAGTTTAACAGCAATGTTTGAAAGATCTCTCTTACATATAAAGTTATACAATAGCCGTCATTTGCTTAAGGAAAAACTTACGGTGAACAATTttcgcaataaaataaaaggatttttttctaatctctagtttttgctttttgttatttccttctcgttttttgttatatgttcatttttctatttatttacttgttAGTTTGTTAAGGGGTTAAGATCGAATAGAAATTGCTAATTCGAATAAATTCTGTGCCGTCTGCCGGCGTTAAGCTTAATAATTACGAGTGTGCTAAAACAATGTACTAATGTGTCGGTTTCTGACGATGTATGCTAACCTCCTTGAAGAGTTTTTAGTCCATTCGAGTTTAAAGAAGAGAGTGGCGCCTCTTCCACCGCCCCCAAATTCAATGCAGTTACAATACGGAACATTACCTAGTAGCCATAGTCGAACACCATCCGATCCTATAGCAGCAGGCTACCATACCTTAAGTCATACCCATAAGCGTTCACCGAGCAGTGATTCAAGCTCAGGTAGATCTGTGATACCTATAGGTGAGTTATGGTGTTTCACTTGTCTTTTTTTCGTATTCGAAACCGCTTTTAGGAAATAAACTAGTCATATCTTCAGATTGTAAGAGCTCTGATAAATTGGGGATAGTTCGAAGGCCACAAAATCCTCCTCCACCAGCTCCAAACCCTTCGAATCGTCTTTCAAACGGTCGTTCAACGGAAAGCATTTCTTCGATGGCATCTGATGTTGATGTCCCAGGACATAATCCCGTACCACCACCAAGAAGGGTgagtgaaaaattttcgaatagtttCGTAGTTGTACATGTGCATTGTCAGAATGAAGTATGAACTAACGTTGTGATTTGTGAGTAAATTTTTTGAGCCTGATCGGTTTACAGAGGAGGTACAAGTTACATTTGGAAAGTTGTGCTGAAGAGAATGATGTTTCTATCCCGGTAAACAGTGTGTTTGGTTTTGCTTGCGCATGCGCAAAGTAACATTTGCGCAGTGTGTTTTGTTTGTTCTAacgttgttttattttgtcttgTTCGTTTATTGTACAGGGTGGTGCATTTTCTATGTCTGAAACTAAACCACTGACACATTCTCGAGCtcgttttttgacattttagcgaaatcttttTGCACTTTACGACAAAACTGTTCAATAAAATCTTCGAATTGGGGTAAAAATGGCGTTATTTGTGCCTTTTTGGAGTACTGGAACACAGTaaaacactgtttttttttttggcgaaattttgtcagaacaaaatgaaaaatcgcTTTAGCGTTTTAGCATGTCCTAGCcagaaatcaaatttaatcgaaaataatgtaaaaaatggtgttatttttgctttctttCTTTGCTCAAGCTTACTAACCTAAgttgaaaatttcaatatttttttcctttttctttttccttgtTTAACCAGAAACgcgatttttttgagaaataaataggaaaactgatttttttctatgttaGATGTGAATTTCTTTAAGGAGGCAAATcacacatacatacatatTTGAGTGGAAATATTGAATAATATTGAACATTTGCAATTGGAAAGTTGCATCTTTCCAGACTCAGAACACTTGCAAGGTGCGAATATTTCTCACcgatttttcgcaaaatttttcaaaaatcagccAAAGgatcattgaaaaaatcactaaattggaTTTTGCTTTTTCGGATATTTTTGGCCCGTTTTCCGTCGAAAACGCATTTTAGTGACAtgttaaaaaatcagtaaacgGAATCGAAAATGCACGTTTCAAAAcgcatttgtttatttaaaatttcgccaaaaattaCCCAAATCACCGAATTCAGTTGGCGTTgtatttgaaaagtttttcgtttaaaaacacatgtattttgaaaaatttcagtaaaaatataGGAAAAATTTCCGAAATAAAGTtacgtgatttttttaatagacatTTTCAAaaggcttatttttttctgatctGAAAAACATACATTACAACTCCATTATATTATATACAGGTGATTTTTGAAAACGGCAGGTgtcgaatttttatttacggcTCGAAATTGAtgcgtttaaaatttttataaatgtcaTAGTACTATATATTTATCTTGGGCTATATtcaattttcatattttaaattaaaacctaTATTTTTCTTTCCATATTATTccatattaaaattaataaaatgtagtTGTACGGTATCACATAATAGAAAATAtattgccaattttttttttaaatatactttCAACATACCTGATATATgattaaaattattcattataaagaaataatttacttgtAACAAGATTATTGTTTATTGACATTAGGCACCTaggttttattatatttttttaaattaaatatttttttaataagaattttttaaattcgccTGTACATAAAAATTCTAACAGCACCtgccgtttttaaaaaatcaccttTTTTacgcttttgaaaaaaatatatttaatgtttgaaagTACATAATTGGCTAtgggaaaactaaaaaacaaaacaaaaattttgtgaacggttattaaagtaaaaaatatgaaattataaaaatatgctacttatgttaaaattattattattttcgttagatcacaatttttttataatttaggatttttttgttgataaaattttattgccaagcaagattt encodes:
- the Asap gene encoding arfGAP with SH3 domain, ANK repeat and PH domain-containing protein isoform X1, which codes for MMPTIVGVAEFVKETKDDYHSPITSTFVSRMPQFKNTISQLEETLDCDRDGLTKMRKAIKAIHTSGNAHVENEFSLSKALEKLGSKDREDVIGEAFDKFSVVTNQLSLLKKTLMQNLNNIVMFPLDNLLKGDLRGIKGDLKRPFDKASKDYDSKYAKIEKEKKQQAKEAGLIRSEITAAEIADEMEKERRLFQLQMCEYLIKYNEIKTKKGIDLLQNLVEYYHAQINYFQDGLKTIQHFGFYVADLSVKLQKIKQVQDDEKRKLTDLRNLIKSTPSIEKEVSLPADKGAAGYSLHQLQGDKHHGVTRSGHLLKKSEGKMRRVWQKRKCRVQAEGYLEICHADESKPPTKVNLLTCQIKVVPDDKRGFDLISYNRTYHFQAEDEADQHAWMSVLINCKEMALMKAFDNSGKTGSDKVNHSLIELQQAIIRYIQKIPGNDRCCDCNSQNDATWLSTNFGIIVCIECSGIHRDLGVHISRIQSLTLDNVGTSQLVLARFMTNHSFNDVMEAQLSPNEKLEPSSSMEERLNFIRAKYVDKQFADKTCDNEIKKLYYLEEAVNNGDLGLLLQMFAENVDFGATLPSSKNGETALHRAILNENGRTLHIVDFLIQNMSSSAIDKATSPPSDLENCGSNTALHLCAIYDKVECMKLLLRSGANANVKNSQNKTPMDIAQELGHHTCEDLLMNTANRQKNFFDNINIDWNLSHDDGSTDFSDDETIIEDRNGSLTPEKKNRSRPPSYTGGDSPVTLRSRSSTCDSLQLGSSPNSNSRQMPPPPPPQARKPEFLVHSSLKKRVAPLPPPPNSMQLQYGTLPSSHSRTPSDPIAAGYHTLSHTHKRSPSSDSSSGRSVIPIGNKLVISSDCKSSDKLGIVRRPQNPPPPAPNPSNRLSNGRSTESISSMASDVDVPGHNPVPPPRRRRYKLHLESCAEENDVSIPASDSPPHRVSSSPISTGSLCSPRSIITGRLPYTPNGSNGLRRCRALYNCSADNDDELSFSEGEIIIVINEHTDDENWMEGMVENEPERKGMFPVSFVHRLPD
- the Asap gene encoding arfGAP with SH3 domain, ANK repeat and PH domain-containing protein isoform X4, whose amino-acid sequence is MMPTIVGVAEFVKETKDDYHSPITSTFVSRMPQFKNTISQLEETLDCDRDGLTKMRKAIKAIHTSGNAHVENEFSLSKALEKLGSKDREDVIGEAFDKFSVVTNQLSLLKKTLMQNLNNIVMFPLDNLLKGDLRGIKGDLKRPFDKASKDYDSKYAKIEKEKKQQAKEAGLIRSEITAAEIADEMEKERRLFQLQMCEYLIKYNEIKTKKGIDLLQNLVEYYHAQINYFQDGLKTIQHFGFYVADLSVKLQKIKQVQDDEKRKLTDLRNLIKSTPSIEKEVSLPADKGAAGYSLHQLQGDKHHGVTRSGHLLKKSEGKMRRVWQKRKCRVQAEGYLEICHADESKPPTKVNLLTCQIKVVPDDKRGFDLISYNRTYHFQAEDEADQHAWMSVLINCKEMALMKAFDNSGKTGSDKVNHSLIELQQAIIRYIQKIPGNDRCCDCNSQNDATWLSTNFGIIVCIECSGIHRDLGVHISRIQSLTLDNVGTSQLVLARFMTNHSFNDVMEAQLSPNEKLEPSSSMEERLNFIRAKYVDKQFADKTCDNEIKKLYYLEEAVNNGDLGLLLQMFAENVDFGATLPSSKNGETALHRAILNENGRTLHIVDFLIQNMSSSAIDKATSPPSDLENCGSNTALHLCAIYDKVECMKLLLRSGANANVKNSQNKTPMDIAQELGHHTCEDLLMNTANRQKNFFDNINIDWNLSHDDGSTDFSDDETIIEDRNGSLTPEKKNRSRPPSYTGGDSPVTLRSRSSTCDSLQLGSSPNSNSRQMPPPPPPQARKPEFLVHSSLKKRVAPLPPPPNSMQLQYGTLPSSHSRTPSDPIAAGYHTLSHTHKRSPSSDSSSGRSVIPIGNKLVISSDCKSSDKLGIVRRPQNPPPPAPNPSNRLSNGRSTESISSMASDVDVPGHNPVPPPRRASDSPPHRVSSSPISTGSLCSPRSIITGRLPYTPNGSNGLRRCRALYNCSADNDDELSFSEGEIIIVINEHTDDENWMEGMVENEPERKGMFPVSFVHRLPD
- the Asap gene encoding arfGAP with SH3 domain, ANK repeat and PH domain-containing protein isoform X5 is translated as MMPTIVGVAEFVKETKDDYHSPITSTFVSRMPQFKNTISQLEETLDCDRDGLTKMRKAIKAIHTSGNAHVENEFSLSKALEKLGSKDREDVIGEAFDKFSVVTNQLSLLKKTLMQNLNNIVMFPLDNLLKGDLRGIKGDLKRPFDKASKDYDSKYAKIEKEKKQQAKEAGLIRSEITAAEIADEMEKERRLFQLQMCEYLIKYNEIKTKKGIDLLQNLVEYYHAQINYFQDGLKTIQHFGFYVADLSVKLQKIKQVQDDEKRKLTDLRNLIKSTPSIEKEVSLPADKGAAGYSLHQLQGDKHHGVTRSGHLLKKSEGKMRRVWQKRKCRVQAEGYLEICHADESKPPTKVNLLTCQIKVVPDDKRGFDLISYNRTYHFQAEDEADQHAWMSVLINCKEMALMKAFDNSGKTGSDKVNHSLIELQQAIIRYIQKIPGNDRCCDCNSQNDATWLSTNFGIIVCIECSGIHRDLGVHISRIQSLTLDNVGTSQLVLARFMTNHSFNDVMEAQLSPNEKLEPSSSMEERLNFIRAKYVDKQFADKTCDNEIKKLYYLEEAVNNGDLGLLLQMFAENVDFGATLPSSKNGETALHRAILNENGRTLHIVDFLIQNMSSSAIDKATSPPSDLENCGSNTALHLCAIYDKVECMKLLLRSGANANVKNSQNKTPMDIAQELGHHTCEDLLMNTANRQKNFFDNINIDWNLSHDDGSTDFSDDETIIEDRNGSLTPEKKNRSRPPSYTGGDSPVTLRSRSSTCDSLQLGSSPNSNSRQMPPPPPPQARKPDCKSSDKLGIVRRPQNPPPPAPNPSNRLSNGRSTESISSMASDVDVPGHNPVPPPRRRRYKLHLESCAEENDVSIPASDSPPHRVSSSPISTGSLCSPRSIITGRLPYTPNGSNGLRRCRALYNCSADNDDELSFSEGEIIIVINEHTDDENWMEGMVENEPERKGMFPVSFVHRLPD
- the Asap gene encoding arfGAP with SH3 domain, ANK repeat and PH domain-containing protein isoform X6, which translates into the protein MMPTIVGVAEFVKETKDDYHSPITSTFVSRMPQFKNTISQLEETLDCDRDGLTKMRKAIKAIHTSGNAHVENEFSLSKALEKLGSKDREDVIGEAFDKFSVVTNQLSLLKKTLMQNLNNIVMFPLDNLLKGDLRGIKGDLKRPFDKASKDYDSKYAKIEKEKKQQAKEAGLIRSEITAAEIADEMEKERRLFQLQMCEYLIKYNEIKTKKGIDLLQNLVEYYHAQINYFQDGLKTIQHFGFYVADLSVKLQKIKQVQDDEKRKLTDLRNLIKSTPSIEKEVSLPADKGAAGYSLHQLQGDKHHGVTRSGHLLKKSEGKMRRVWQKRKCRVQAEGYLEICHADESKPPTKVNLLTCQIKVVPDDKRGFDLISYNRTYHFQAEDEADQHAWMSVLINCKEMALMKAFDNSGKTGSDKVNHSLIELQQAIIRYIQKIPGNDRCCDCNSQNDATWLSTNFGIIVCIECSGIHRDLGVHISRIQSLTLDNVGTSQLVLARFMTNHSFNDVMEAQLSPNEKLEPSSSMEERLNFIRAKYVDKQFADKTCDNEIKKLYYLEEAVNNGDLGLLLQMFAENVDFGATLPSSKNGETALHRAILNENGRTLHIVDFLIQNMSSSAIDKATSPPSDLENCGSNTALHLCAIYDKVECMKLLLRSGANANVKNSQNKTPMDIAQELGHHTCEDLLMNTANRQKNFFDNINIDWNLSHDDGSTDFSDDETIIEDRNGSLTPEKKNRSRPPSYTGGDSPVTLRSRSSTCDSLQLGSSPNSNSRQMPPPPPPQARKPDCKSSDKLGIVRRPQNPPPPAPNPSNRLSNGRSTESISSMASDVDVPGHNPVPPPRRASDSPPHRVSSSPISTGSLCSPRSIITGRLPYTPNGSNGLRRCRALYNCSADNDDELSFSEGEIIIVINEHTDDENWMEGMVENEPERKGMFPVSFVHRLPD